One Tachysurus vachellii isolate PV-2020 chromosome 8, HZAU_Pvac_v1, whole genome shotgun sequence genomic window carries:
- the dcbld2 gene encoding discoidin, CUB and LCCL domain-containing protein 2 isoform X1 codes for MEEAPLMVGRRRTGGTASFIVVLLLLFFSARGSRAQKGKGDGCGHTVLGAGSGSLASLGYPLFYPAHSVCEWEISGSTVDTLLLRVADLDIDTHNCQVSYLRLFDGIGAGRTEIVKLCGGDVSGPREVKSSGHQVTVQFMSGPRSFRRGFFLSYTSSQQPDLISCLEKGNDFTEAEFSKFCPAGCLTDFGEVSGTIPHGYRDSSSLCLAGIHAGVVSNTLGGRVSVVSSTGIPHYDSTLANNVTSVAGILSPSLFTFKTSGCYGTLGLESGVISESQISVSSVWEWGRHGDKPSVWAPSGARLKKPGLPWAAADSDTKQWIHVDLKRKKRVTGIITTGSTLPDYQFYVTAYRVHYSSDGQDWTAYQEAGSSQDKVFQGNSNYLQEVRNNFIPPIEARFIRVTPVQWHQRIALKMELLGCQLSTASPRSPVPPPKKKDTAPPPQEQTTYTPNVRNTTMPPHAHNEVALVAVLVPVLVVVLTAPVLLIVCAWLWKSRKSPEATYDLPHWDRTVWWKSMKQLLPSKLDGEECVRYSSSARTENQRPQVEPAEYAQPLVSGTMASLGQRSTFKPEEGADPEYDAPLTPEQYHAYAEPLPASGTEYAIPITLDRANHIPAGTLPYRGRGLEARTDSNQSGSSVYDTPKSTSEQTVPTDGQIYQVPQNSHSTPCQEID; via the exons gcgATGGCTGTGGGCACACGGTGCTGGGCGCAGGAAGCGGCAGCCTGGCGTCTCTGGGCTACCCTCTCTTTTACCCCGCGCACTCGGTGTGTGAGTGGGAGATTAGCGGGAGCACCGTGGACACACTCCTTCTGCGTGTGGCAGACCTCGACATCGATACACACAACTGCCAGGTGTCCTACCTCCGGCTGTTTGATGGTATCGGAGCAGGCAGGACAGAGATAG TGAAGCTCTGTGGCGGAGACGTGAGCGGTCCGAGGGAGGTGAAGTCGTCAGGACATCAGGTCACGGTGCAGTTTATGAGCGGCCCACGCAGCTTCAGGCGCGGCTTCTTCCTCTCCTACACCAGCAGCCAGCAGCCAG atCTGATCTCCTGTTTGGAGAAAGGAAACGACTTTACTGAAGCTGAGTTCAG TAAGTTCTGTCCTGCCGGGTGTCTGACAGACTTCGGTGAGGTGTCTGGGACCATACCTCATGGCTACAGAGAT tcgTCGTCTCTGTGTCTGGCCGGTATCCATGCCGGCGTGGTGTCAAACACACTCGGAGGCCGTGTCAGTGTAGTGAGCAGTACAGGCATCCCGCACTACGACAGCACGCTGGCCAACAACGTCACCTCTGTAGC AGGGATCCTTTCTCCCAGTCTCTTCACCTTTAAAACCAGCG GCTGCTACGGTACACTGGGTCTGGAGTCAGGGGTGATCAGCGAGTCTCAGATCTCCGTCTCGTCTGTGTGGGAGTGGGGTCGTCACGGCGATAAGCCTTCAGTCTGGGCACCTTCAGGCGCACGGCTTAAAAAGCCTGGGCTTCCGTGGGCAGCCGCCGACAGCGACACGAAACAGTGGATCCACGTGGACCTGAAGAGAAAGAAACGAGTGACAG GAATCATCACCACTGGCTCCACTTTACCCGATTACCAGTTTTATGTGACTGCCTATCGAGTGCACTACAGCAGTGACGGACAGGACTGGACAGCCTATCAGGAAGCAGGCTCAAGTCAAGACAAG GTTTTCCAAGGGAATAGCAACTATCTTCAGGAAGTCCGGAACAACTTCATCCCTCCTATCGAAGCGCGGTTTATCAGAGTAACTCCTGTGCAGTGGCATCAGAGGATTGCTTTAAAAATGGAGCTGCTCGGCTGTCAGCTATCTACAG CAAGTCCACGCAGTCCGGTGCCtccacccaaaaaaaaagacacagcaCCTCCGCCGCAGGAGCAGACGACGTACACGCCGAACGTCCGAAACACCACCATGCCTCCTCACGCTCATAACG AGGTCGCGTTAGTGGCCGTGTTGGTTCCCGTGCTGGTGGTGGTCCTCACTGCTCCGGTGCTGTTGATTGTGTGCGCGTGGCTCTGGAAGAGCAG GAAAAGTCCCGAAGCGACGTACGACCTTCCACATTGGGACCGCACAG tGTGGTGGAAGAGCATGAAGCAGCTGTTGCCATCGAAGCTGGATGGGGAGGAGTGTGTGCGCTACAGCTCTTCTGCACGAACTGAGAACCAGAGACCACAGGTAGAACCGGCAG AATATGCTCAGCCTCTGGTAAGCGGTACCATGGCCTCTCTGGGTCAGAGGTCAACATTTAAACCCGAAGAAGGAGCCGACCCCGAGTACGACGCCCCCTTGACCCCCGAACAATATCACGCCTATGCTGAACCGCTCCCCGCCTCTGGAACAGAATACGCCATTCCCATCACGCTCGACAGAGCCAATCACATACCTGCAGGCACTCTGCCTTACCGAGGGCGGGGATTAGAAGCCCGAACGGACAGCAACCAATCAGGGAGCTCCGTCTACGACACGCCAAAAAGCACATCCGAACAAACCGTACCTACAGACGGCCAAATATACCAAGTGCCTCAGAATTCCCACAGTACACCGTGCCAGGAAATAGACTGA
- the dcbld2 gene encoding discoidin, CUB and LCCL domain-containing protein 2 isoform X2 → MEEAPLMVGRRRTGGTASFIVVLLLLFFSARGSRAQKGDGCGHTVLGAGSGSLASLGYPLFYPAHSVCEWEISGSTVDTLLLRVADLDIDTHNCQVSYLRLFDGIGAGRTEIVKLCGGDVSGPREVKSSGHQVTVQFMSGPRSFRRGFFLSYTSSQQPDLISCLEKGNDFTEAEFSKFCPAGCLTDFGEVSGTIPHGYRDSSSLCLAGIHAGVVSNTLGGRVSVVSSTGIPHYDSTLANNVTSVAGILSPSLFTFKTSGCYGTLGLESGVISESQISVSSVWEWGRHGDKPSVWAPSGARLKKPGLPWAAADSDTKQWIHVDLKRKKRVTGIITTGSTLPDYQFYVTAYRVHYSSDGQDWTAYQEAGSSQDKVFQGNSNYLQEVRNNFIPPIEARFIRVTPVQWHQRIALKMELLGCQLSTASPRSPVPPPKKKDTAPPPQEQTTYTPNVRNTTMPPHAHNEVALVAVLVPVLVVVLTAPVLLIVCAWLWKSRKSPEATYDLPHWDRTVWWKSMKQLLPSKLDGEECVRYSSSARTENQRPQVEPAEYAQPLVSGTMASLGQRSTFKPEEGADPEYDAPLTPEQYHAYAEPLPASGTEYAIPITLDRANHIPAGTLPYRGRGLEARTDSNQSGSSVYDTPKSTSEQTVPTDGQIYQVPQNSHSTPCQEID, encoded by the exons gcgATGGCTGTGGGCACACGGTGCTGGGCGCAGGAAGCGGCAGCCTGGCGTCTCTGGGCTACCCTCTCTTTTACCCCGCGCACTCGGTGTGTGAGTGGGAGATTAGCGGGAGCACCGTGGACACACTCCTTCTGCGTGTGGCAGACCTCGACATCGATACACACAACTGCCAGGTGTCCTACCTCCGGCTGTTTGATGGTATCGGAGCAGGCAGGACAGAGATAG TGAAGCTCTGTGGCGGAGACGTGAGCGGTCCGAGGGAGGTGAAGTCGTCAGGACATCAGGTCACGGTGCAGTTTATGAGCGGCCCACGCAGCTTCAGGCGCGGCTTCTTCCTCTCCTACACCAGCAGCCAGCAGCCAG atCTGATCTCCTGTTTGGAGAAAGGAAACGACTTTACTGAAGCTGAGTTCAG TAAGTTCTGTCCTGCCGGGTGTCTGACAGACTTCGGTGAGGTGTCTGGGACCATACCTCATGGCTACAGAGAT tcgTCGTCTCTGTGTCTGGCCGGTATCCATGCCGGCGTGGTGTCAAACACACTCGGAGGCCGTGTCAGTGTAGTGAGCAGTACAGGCATCCCGCACTACGACAGCACGCTGGCCAACAACGTCACCTCTGTAGC AGGGATCCTTTCTCCCAGTCTCTTCACCTTTAAAACCAGCG GCTGCTACGGTACACTGGGTCTGGAGTCAGGGGTGATCAGCGAGTCTCAGATCTCCGTCTCGTCTGTGTGGGAGTGGGGTCGTCACGGCGATAAGCCTTCAGTCTGGGCACCTTCAGGCGCACGGCTTAAAAAGCCTGGGCTTCCGTGGGCAGCCGCCGACAGCGACACGAAACAGTGGATCCACGTGGACCTGAAGAGAAAGAAACGAGTGACAG GAATCATCACCACTGGCTCCACTTTACCCGATTACCAGTTTTATGTGACTGCCTATCGAGTGCACTACAGCAGTGACGGACAGGACTGGACAGCCTATCAGGAAGCAGGCTCAAGTCAAGACAAG GTTTTCCAAGGGAATAGCAACTATCTTCAGGAAGTCCGGAACAACTTCATCCCTCCTATCGAAGCGCGGTTTATCAGAGTAACTCCTGTGCAGTGGCATCAGAGGATTGCTTTAAAAATGGAGCTGCTCGGCTGTCAGCTATCTACAG CAAGTCCACGCAGTCCGGTGCCtccacccaaaaaaaaagacacagcaCCTCCGCCGCAGGAGCAGACGACGTACACGCCGAACGTCCGAAACACCACCATGCCTCCTCACGCTCATAACG AGGTCGCGTTAGTGGCCGTGTTGGTTCCCGTGCTGGTGGTGGTCCTCACTGCTCCGGTGCTGTTGATTGTGTGCGCGTGGCTCTGGAAGAGCAG GAAAAGTCCCGAAGCGACGTACGACCTTCCACATTGGGACCGCACAG tGTGGTGGAAGAGCATGAAGCAGCTGTTGCCATCGAAGCTGGATGGGGAGGAGTGTGTGCGCTACAGCTCTTCTGCACGAACTGAGAACCAGAGACCACAGGTAGAACCGGCAG AATATGCTCAGCCTCTGGTAAGCGGTACCATGGCCTCTCTGGGTCAGAGGTCAACATTTAAACCCGAAGAAGGAGCCGACCCCGAGTACGACGCCCCCTTGACCCCCGAACAATATCACGCCTATGCTGAACCGCTCCCCGCCTCTGGAACAGAATACGCCATTCCCATCACGCTCGACAGAGCCAATCACATACCTGCAGGCACTCTGCCTTACCGAGGGCGGGGATTAGAAGCCCGAACGGACAGCAACCAATCAGGGAGCTCCGTCTACGACACGCCAAAAAGCACATCCGAACAAACCGTACCTACAGACGGCCAAATATACCAAGTGCCTCAGAATTCCCACAGTACACCGTGCCAGGAAATAGACTGA